In Nerophis ophidion isolate RoL-2023_Sa linkage group LG03, RoL_Noph_v1.0, whole genome shotgun sequence, the following are encoded in one genomic region:
- the ktn1 gene encoding kinectin isoform X5, which yields MALDIYDSQYLLILIPLLVVALLFIFFMLFTKETSYDEVLARQKRDLKLPPSKPDTRKRNDKKSKSKKKESASVTGGGGGSGGGESEEDQGDFEVIDGAQSSILDMVEEPEPLSAAPPDPPASSPNVPVAASTEASVGLRERKKKEKKAAKAAAAAAAAANAEADANIVVVDKATSPPPEEQEVTSTKVVSHKAPAPIIASKQPSPPSPELEVQIQVAQAHTVGQTPPQASKKKKKQKLEAANDQLQELKVKQAPTPAKKEAPLLAEVLDNAAQSSTAGKKKNAKKQKIEHVEVDSTASANHQAAHNNDVPSKGSGKKPKNETDKVRCITENTEVKLKELLSALSTITLSEAEAVSLIAVLREKSPIAVDAWHKSAAKSDPAAQERGRLLTTLEEEASIAKDKVKQLSQELQAEKKKTGRVEAVMREQCAAMEKELGLMQAKAQGNYQELQTMQIKFQQLREQLESQISHLQQENGILRDAVSSASNQMESKNSAEINKLRSEYAALMKELSDNNGKLQQEEHQRKSLEVNYKQNVSQLEAQLQDAKRRWEEMQNFLHSVNTDREKLKSSKQELHNQLMAVESEMNNKNKELQTLHSSLTEAMVSKERLEQRVIELLEVSQHSIPDDSLQAHAQDLLNENKSFQAQNDSLQAQNENLQAQISTQASQISHIEELQKLLAEKELQRKSLEDSLNVERSSGASRETNMQALHNDNMSMKAEIQNLRAQISDQTASKHALDQIQRSVQEKEENMKTVESLLEKGLIEVANKEDELKTIRVENEALKQELFTLQGKLAYQVSSESIVQELHSKVQKRDFQLKSMEDLLQAAQDSLSAKARAVEGLEQRLATLQAEMEQLRVKEPSEELTRTGTQLQELQSQLAVKDQEIQLLQIELRDTIERAQQQSVAAVPSPDLLTALSEKEEQVSDLQCELGELKESLDLHRKKNNELREKNWSAMDALSATESMLQGKLNKAVKENQATLALSEAECRNFLHRLLPNVPVPKEQNHQEWLCSFERNVTESSAAQSPPASGDIEELSEKLKEAEEAQRILHVDCETYKKVLAETEGILQRLQNSVEQEESRWKVMVELSQVELREMSQKVTTLEQELKRLNDGAELENLRREKQHLESELERAERESATYVTEVRELKTQLTKTLSKLEVEENERQQVAGDLYKAQQSLDLIHGELSKVTDHADDIIENSSTSSQKVCEVIDRKEMTAGLNQTVCEVQQLLRSVSQQLTKEAEADRDLSKV from the exons ATGGCGTTGGATATCTACGACTCTCAGTACCTGCTCATCCTAATCCCTTTACTGGTGGTCGCCCTTCTTTTTATATTCTTCATGCTCTTCACTAAAGAAACATCATACGATGAAGTGCTGGCCCGGCAGAAACGCGACCTTAAGCTGCCTCCATCCAAGCCGGACACCCGCAAGAGGAACGACAAGAAAAGTAAGAGTAAGAAAAAAGAGAGTGCCAGTGTGACTGGTGGAGGGGGCGGCAGCGGTGGTGGAGAGTCAGAAGAGGACCAAGGGGACTTTGAGGTGATTGATGGTGCCCAGAGCTCCATCCTTGATATGGTTGAGGAGCCAGAGCCATTGTCTGCAGCTCCTCCTGATCCCCCAGCATCTTCTCCCAATGTGCCTGTTGCAGCTTCAACAGAGGCTTCTGTTGGTTTGAGGGAAagaaagaagaaggagaaaaaggCAGCAAAGGCTGCCGCCGCTGCTGCCGCTGCTGCCAATGCAGAAGCTGATGCAAACATCGTTGTGGTCGATAAAGCAACATCTCCCCCACCTGAAGAGCAAGAAGTAACCAGCACAAAGGTGGTCAGCCACAAAGCACCGGCACCTATCATTGCCAGCAAGCAACCCAGCCCACCCTCTCCAGAGCTTGAGGTCCAGATTCAGGTGGCCCAAGCTCATACTGTGGGTCAGACCCCCCCACAGGCttccaagaagaagaaaaagcagaAGTTGGAAGCAG CGAATGACCAGCTGCAAGAACTCAAAGTCAAGCAAGCTCCCACCCCAGCCAAGAAGGAAGCACCTCTTCTGGCTGAAGTTCTCGACAATGCAGCTCAAAGTTCAACGGCCGGAAAGAAAAAGAATGCCAAGAAGCAGAAAATCGAGCATG TTGAGGTTGACTCAACAGCTTCTGCCAACCACCAGGCAGCCCACAATAATGATGTACCTTCTAAGGGAAGCGGAAAGAAACCGAAGAATGAGACTGATAAAG TCCGTTGCATTACAGAAAACACAGAGGTGAAGCTAAAGGAGCTGCTTTCAGCTCTGTCCACTATCACACTGTCAGAAGCTGAGGCGGTCAGCTTGATTGCTGTCCTCCGAGAGAAGAGCCCCATTGCTGTGGACGCCTGGCACAAA TCTGCTGCAAAATCGGATCCGGCTGCTCAGGAACGTGGGCGTCTCCTAACTACTCTTGAAGAGGAGGCCTCCATTGCTAAGGATAAAGTCAAACAACTCAGTCAG GAGCTCCAAGCTGAGAAGAAAAAGACAGGCCGAGTGGAGGCTGTAATGAGAGAGCAGTGTGCAGCAATGGAGAAAGAATTGGGCCTCATGCAGGCCAAAGCACAAGGAAACTACCAGGAGCTCCAAACCATGCAGATCAAA TTCCAGCAGCTGAGGGAGCAGTTGGAGAGTCAGATCTCTCACCTGCAGCAAGAGAACGGCATTCTGAGAGATGCAGTCAGTTCAGCTTCCAACCAGATGGAGAGCAA GAATTCTGCCGAAATTAACAAACTCCGCTCTGAGTACGCTGCGCTTATGAAAGAGTTGTCGGACAACAACGGTAAGCTGCAGCAGGAAGAGCATCAGAGGAAGTCGTTGGAGGTCAACTACAAGCAAAATGTGTCTCAGCTGGAG GCCCAGCTACAAGATGCTAAACGACGCTGGGAAGAAATGCAAAACTTCCTCCATAGTGTCAATACAGACCGGGAAAAACTTAAGTCCTCTAAACAAg AGCTCCATAATCAGCTGATGGCAGTGGAAAGTGAGATGAACAACAAGAATAAGGAGCTTCAGACCCTCCATAGCAGCCTGACTGAAGCCATGGTGTCCAAGGAGAGGCTGGAACAAAGAGTGATAGAACTGCTGGAGGTGTCCCAACATAGTATACCTGACGACTCTTTGCAGGCTCATGCTCAG GACCTCTTGAATGAAAACAAAAGTTTTCAGGCCCAAAACGATTCATTGCAAGCACAAAATGAGAACCTGCAGGCTCAGATCTCTACACAG GCCAGCCAAATCTCCCATATTGAGGAGCTACAGAAGCT ATTAGCTGAAAAGGAGTTGCAGAGGAAGAGCCTGGAGGATTCTTTGAATGTTGAAAGGAGCAGTGGAGCCAGCAGAGAAACCAACATGCAG GCTCTGCACAACGACAACATGTCAATGAAGGCAGAGATCCAAAATCTGCGGGCACAGATTTCTGATCAG ACTGCCTCTAAGCATGCTTTGGACCAGATCCAGAGAAG TGTCcaggaaaaggaggaaaacatGAAAACTGTAGAGAGCCTGCTAGAAAAGGGCCTGATTGAAGTGGCcaataaggaggatgagctaaaG ACTATAAGAGTAGAGAATGAGGCTCTAAAGCAAGAATTGTTTACTCTTCAGGGAAAGCTGGCATATCAG GTATCATCAGAGTCAATTGTGCAGGAGCTACATAGCAA AGTCCAAAAGAGGGATTTTCAGCTAAAGTCAATGGAGGACCTTCTGCAGGCAGCACAAGACAGCTTGTCAGCCAAAGCAAGAGCTGTCGAG GGTCTAGAACAGCGGCTTGCCACCCTGCAGGCAGAGATGGAGCAGCTCAGAGTGAAGGAGCCCTCGGAAGAACTTACCAGAACGGGTACCCAGCTTCAAGAACTCCAATCTCA GCTTGCTGTGAAGGACCAGGAAATCCAACTGTTACAGATTGAGCTGAGAGACACGATTGAGAGGGCACAGCAACAG TCTGTAGCTGCAGTGCCTAGCCCAGATCTTCTTACAGC GTTGTCTGAAAAGGAGGAGCAAGTCTCAGATCTGCAGTGTGAGCTGGGTGAGCTCAAGGAATCTCTGGACCTTCACAGAAAGAAGAACAAT GAGCTCCGGGAGAAAAACTGGAGTGCAATGGACGCTCTGTCAGCCACCGAGTCCATGCTTCAAGGAAAACTCAACAAAGCTGTCAAG GAGAACCAGGCGACACTGGCATTGTCTGAGGCGGAATGTCGCAACTTTCTGCACAGGCTTTTGCCCAACGTGCCTGTGCCAAAAGAGCAG AATCATCAGGAGTGGCTATGCAGCTTTGAGCGGAATGTCACTGAAAGTTCAGCTGCACAATCTCCTCCTGCATCAGGGGACATTGAG GAACTATCTGAAAAGTTGAAAGAGGCAGAGGAAGCCCAAAGGATTCTACATGTAGACTGTGAGACGTATAAGAAGGTTTTGGCAGAGACG GAGGGTATCCTACAGCGCCTTCAGAATAGCGTAGAGCAGGAAGAGTCGAGATGGAAGGTGATGGTGGAGCTATCACAAGTTGAGCTCAGAGAG ATGAGCCAGAAAGTCACAACTCTTGAGCAGGAGCTCAAGCGACTAAATGATGGAGCAGAGTTGGAAAAT CTGAGAAGAGAAAAGCAGCACTTAGAGTCTGAGCTGGAAAGGGCGGAGCGGGAGAGTGCCACATACGTGACTGAGGTCCGAGAG CTGAAGACCCAGCTAACCAAGACCTTGTCCAAGCTCGAGGTCGAAGAGAATGAGAGGCAACAGGTTGCTGGTGATCTTTATAAG GCACAGCAATCTCTGGACCTGATCCATGGGGAGCTCTCGAAAGTGACTGATCATGCGGATGACATTATAGAGAACAGCAGTACGTCATCACAAAAAGTATGT GAAGTCATAGACAGAAAGGAGATGACTGCAGGACTTAACCAGACAGTCTGTGAAGTGCAGCAGCTGCTACGAAGTGTCAGCCAACAGCTTACCAAGGAAGCG GAGGCTGACAGAGACCTGTCAAAGGTATAG
- the ktn1 gene encoding kinectin isoform X7, which produces MALDIYDSQYLLILIPLLVVALLFIFFMLFTKETSYDEVLARQKRDLKLPPSKPDTRKRNDKKSKSKKKESASVTGGGGGSGGGESEEDQGDFEVIDGAQSSILDMVEEPEPLSAAPPDPPASSPNVPVAASTEASVGLRERKKKEKKAAKAAAAAAAAANAEADANIVVVDKATSPPPEEQEVTSTKVVSHKAPAPIIASKQPSPPSPELEVQIQVAQAHTVGQTPPQASKKKKKQKLEAANDQLQELKVKQAPTPAKKEAPLLAEVLDNAAQSSTAGKKKNAKKQKIEHVEVDSTASANHQAAHNNDVPSKGSGKKPKNETDKVRCITENTEVKLKELLSALSTITLSEAEAVSLIAVLREKSPIAVDAWHKSAAKSDPAAQERGRLLTTLEEEASIAKDKVKQLSQELQAEKKKTGRVEAVMREQCAAMEKELGLMQAKAQGNYQELQTMQIKFQQLREQLESQISHLQQENGILRDAVSSASNQMESKNSAEINKLRSEYAALMKELSDNNGKLQQEEHQRKSLEVNYKQNVSQLEAQLQDAKRRWEEMQNFLHSVNTDREKLKSSKQELHNQLMAVESEMNNKNKELQTLHSSLTEAMVSKERLEQRVIELLEVSQHSIPDDSLQAHAQDLLNENKSFQAQNDSLQAQNENLQAQISTQASQISHIEELQKLLAEKELQRKSLEDSLNVERSSGASRETNMQALHNDNMSMKAEIQNLRAQISDQTASKHALDQIQRSVQEKEENMKTVESLLEKGLIEVANKEDELKTIRVENEALKQELFTLQGKLAYQVSSESIVQELHSKVQKRDFQLKSMEDLLQAAQDSLSAKARAVEGLEQRLATLQAEMEQLRVKEPSEELTRTGTQLQELQSQLAVKDQEIQLLQIELRDTIERAQQQSVAAVPSPDLLTALSEKEEQVSDLQCELGELKESLDLHRKKNNELREKNWSAMDALSATESMLQGKLNKAVKENQATLALSEAECRNFLHRLLPNVPVPKEQNHQEWLCSFERNVTESSAAQSPPASGDIEELSEKLKEAEEAQRILHVDCETYKKVLAETEGILQRLQNSVEQEESRWKVMVELSQVELREMSQKVTTLEQELKRLNDGAELENLRREKQHLESELERAERESATYVTEVRELKTQLTKTLSKLEVEENERQQVAGDLYKAQQSLDLIHGELSKVTDHADDIIENSSTSSQKEVIDRKEMTAGLNQTVCEVQQLLRSVSQQLTKEAEADRDLSKV; this is translated from the exons ATGGCGTTGGATATCTACGACTCTCAGTACCTGCTCATCCTAATCCCTTTACTGGTGGTCGCCCTTCTTTTTATATTCTTCATGCTCTTCACTAAAGAAACATCATACGATGAAGTGCTGGCCCGGCAGAAACGCGACCTTAAGCTGCCTCCATCCAAGCCGGACACCCGCAAGAGGAACGACAAGAAAAGTAAGAGTAAGAAAAAAGAGAGTGCCAGTGTGACTGGTGGAGGGGGCGGCAGCGGTGGTGGAGAGTCAGAAGAGGACCAAGGGGACTTTGAGGTGATTGATGGTGCCCAGAGCTCCATCCTTGATATGGTTGAGGAGCCAGAGCCATTGTCTGCAGCTCCTCCTGATCCCCCAGCATCTTCTCCCAATGTGCCTGTTGCAGCTTCAACAGAGGCTTCTGTTGGTTTGAGGGAAagaaagaagaaggagaaaaaggCAGCAAAGGCTGCCGCCGCTGCTGCCGCTGCTGCCAATGCAGAAGCTGATGCAAACATCGTTGTGGTCGATAAAGCAACATCTCCCCCACCTGAAGAGCAAGAAGTAACCAGCACAAAGGTGGTCAGCCACAAAGCACCGGCACCTATCATTGCCAGCAAGCAACCCAGCCCACCCTCTCCAGAGCTTGAGGTCCAGATTCAGGTGGCCCAAGCTCATACTGTGGGTCAGACCCCCCCACAGGCttccaagaagaagaaaaagcagaAGTTGGAAGCAG CGAATGACCAGCTGCAAGAACTCAAAGTCAAGCAAGCTCCCACCCCAGCCAAGAAGGAAGCACCTCTTCTGGCTGAAGTTCTCGACAATGCAGCTCAAAGTTCAACGGCCGGAAAGAAAAAGAATGCCAAGAAGCAGAAAATCGAGCATG TTGAGGTTGACTCAACAGCTTCTGCCAACCACCAGGCAGCCCACAATAATGATGTACCTTCTAAGGGAAGCGGAAAGAAACCGAAGAATGAGACTGATAAAG TCCGTTGCATTACAGAAAACACAGAGGTGAAGCTAAAGGAGCTGCTTTCAGCTCTGTCCACTATCACACTGTCAGAAGCTGAGGCGGTCAGCTTGATTGCTGTCCTCCGAGAGAAGAGCCCCATTGCTGTGGACGCCTGGCACAAA TCTGCTGCAAAATCGGATCCGGCTGCTCAGGAACGTGGGCGTCTCCTAACTACTCTTGAAGAGGAGGCCTCCATTGCTAAGGATAAAGTCAAACAACTCAGTCAG GAGCTCCAAGCTGAGAAGAAAAAGACAGGCCGAGTGGAGGCTGTAATGAGAGAGCAGTGTGCAGCAATGGAGAAAGAATTGGGCCTCATGCAGGCCAAAGCACAAGGAAACTACCAGGAGCTCCAAACCATGCAGATCAAA TTCCAGCAGCTGAGGGAGCAGTTGGAGAGTCAGATCTCTCACCTGCAGCAAGAGAACGGCATTCTGAGAGATGCAGTCAGTTCAGCTTCCAACCAGATGGAGAGCAA GAATTCTGCCGAAATTAACAAACTCCGCTCTGAGTACGCTGCGCTTATGAAAGAGTTGTCGGACAACAACGGTAAGCTGCAGCAGGAAGAGCATCAGAGGAAGTCGTTGGAGGTCAACTACAAGCAAAATGTGTCTCAGCTGGAG GCCCAGCTACAAGATGCTAAACGACGCTGGGAAGAAATGCAAAACTTCCTCCATAGTGTCAATACAGACCGGGAAAAACTTAAGTCCTCTAAACAAg AGCTCCATAATCAGCTGATGGCAGTGGAAAGTGAGATGAACAACAAGAATAAGGAGCTTCAGACCCTCCATAGCAGCCTGACTGAAGCCATGGTGTCCAAGGAGAGGCTGGAACAAAGAGTGATAGAACTGCTGGAGGTGTCCCAACATAGTATACCTGACGACTCTTTGCAGGCTCATGCTCAG GACCTCTTGAATGAAAACAAAAGTTTTCAGGCCCAAAACGATTCATTGCAAGCACAAAATGAGAACCTGCAGGCTCAGATCTCTACACAG GCCAGCCAAATCTCCCATATTGAGGAGCTACAGAAGCT ATTAGCTGAAAAGGAGTTGCAGAGGAAGAGCCTGGAGGATTCTTTGAATGTTGAAAGGAGCAGTGGAGCCAGCAGAGAAACCAACATGCAG GCTCTGCACAACGACAACATGTCAATGAAGGCAGAGATCCAAAATCTGCGGGCACAGATTTCTGATCAG ACTGCCTCTAAGCATGCTTTGGACCAGATCCAGAGAAG TGTCcaggaaaaggaggaaaacatGAAAACTGTAGAGAGCCTGCTAGAAAAGGGCCTGATTGAAGTGGCcaataaggaggatgagctaaaG ACTATAAGAGTAGAGAATGAGGCTCTAAAGCAAGAATTGTTTACTCTTCAGGGAAAGCTGGCATATCAG GTATCATCAGAGTCAATTGTGCAGGAGCTACATAGCAA AGTCCAAAAGAGGGATTTTCAGCTAAAGTCAATGGAGGACCTTCTGCAGGCAGCACAAGACAGCTTGTCAGCCAAAGCAAGAGCTGTCGAG GGTCTAGAACAGCGGCTTGCCACCCTGCAGGCAGAGATGGAGCAGCTCAGAGTGAAGGAGCCCTCGGAAGAACTTACCAGAACGGGTACCCAGCTTCAAGAACTCCAATCTCA GCTTGCTGTGAAGGACCAGGAAATCCAACTGTTACAGATTGAGCTGAGAGACACGATTGAGAGGGCACAGCAACAG TCTGTAGCTGCAGTGCCTAGCCCAGATCTTCTTACAGC GTTGTCTGAAAAGGAGGAGCAAGTCTCAGATCTGCAGTGTGAGCTGGGTGAGCTCAAGGAATCTCTGGACCTTCACAGAAAGAAGAACAAT GAGCTCCGGGAGAAAAACTGGAGTGCAATGGACGCTCTGTCAGCCACCGAGTCCATGCTTCAAGGAAAACTCAACAAAGCTGTCAAG GAGAACCAGGCGACACTGGCATTGTCTGAGGCGGAATGTCGCAACTTTCTGCACAGGCTTTTGCCCAACGTGCCTGTGCCAAAAGAGCAG AATCATCAGGAGTGGCTATGCAGCTTTGAGCGGAATGTCACTGAAAGTTCAGCTGCACAATCTCCTCCTGCATCAGGGGACATTGAG GAACTATCTGAAAAGTTGAAAGAGGCAGAGGAAGCCCAAAGGATTCTACATGTAGACTGTGAGACGTATAAGAAGGTTTTGGCAGAGACG GAGGGTATCCTACAGCGCCTTCAGAATAGCGTAGAGCAGGAAGAGTCGAGATGGAAGGTGATGGTGGAGCTATCACAAGTTGAGCTCAGAGAG ATGAGCCAGAAAGTCACAACTCTTGAGCAGGAGCTCAAGCGACTAAATGATGGAGCAGAGTTGGAAAAT CTGAGAAGAGAAAAGCAGCACTTAGAGTCTGAGCTGGAAAGGGCGGAGCGGGAGAGTGCCACATACGTGACTGAGGTCCGAGAG CTGAAGACCCAGCTAACCAAGACCTTGTCCAAGCTCGAGGTCGAAGAGAATGAGAGGCAACAGGTTGCTGGTGATCTTTATAAG GCACAGCAATCTCTGGACCTGATCCATGGGGAGCTCTCGAAAGTGACTGATCATGCGGATGACATTATAGAGAACAGCAGTACGTCATCACAAAAA GAAGTCATAGACAGAAAGGAGATGACTGCAGGACTTAACCAGACAGTCTGTGAAGTGCAGCAGCTGCTACGAAGTGTCAGCCAACAGCTTACCAAGGAAGCG GAGGCTGACAGAGACCTGTCAAAGGTATAG